The genome window CGCACGAAGTACGATCACTATAGGTCACCCTGACCTATCGGGCAAGATGATTTAGGAACATTTGCCCTTCACCccaacatgctacatgtacaatatcaggtctctagtcctcttagttattcacaagaagtagTCGTTTAAACTATCATTCTACAATCCCAATATCAGATTCCAATGCCTCTTATTTATTCACAATAAGTCgtttaaaggttttagcctatttgacccttgtaacCTTAAATGAACGTGGTAGTCTTTCGtgccagcatactacaggccttatatcaggtatctaggtatcttagttattcacaagaaatcgtttaaagatttagtcTTTTTGAAttatgtgaccttgaatgaaggtcaaggtaatttatttCCGCAAACTTGGTGGTCAATCATTCCAGCATtctacatgcctaatatcagtttCTTGGGCCTTTcggatattgagaagaagtcgtttcaaTGAAAAGTTTATACAAACGACGAAATGCGAACAGCGCATGACAATGGACAAAGCatggtgactataggtcatcctgacccttagGGTTAGATGAActtatgacattaaaatgaacTAACGATGAAAACgcggtcctgcaggtagggcgttaaaattgtacctactgcccctattgcatgatcgtaaaaggcgactaaatttaggatcgtaTCATAGcatctcttctttctaacttaatttatatttcctaacgtcttccttgacaccgcctcacgtttggccttcggttgagagctcgcccctgtgaggtaggctctgggttctgtcacttagcgctcagcattaagggagtaggacgactggttcgcatgttgtcagtataatgtgactgagtgggaATGTGTTGCTTTTACCCCTGCAAGGATTTCTAGAAAAGTTCTAGAACTGCTCCAGAACGGTTCCGGAAAGAGTTCTAGAAGTGTTCTAGAATTATTCTAAAGGAATTATAGAATCGTTCTACAACGTTTTCTAGAACGATGCTCTAGAACTGTTCTAGAACAGTGTTCTAGATTGTTCTAGAGTAATGTTCTAGAACAATTCTAGAACTATTCTAGAATTAAGAAACTGGAGCAGTTCTAGAACATTTCTAGAATATTTTCAGAACATTTCTGAAAAAGTCTCATTTAACATTGTAGAACCGTTCTGGAACAGTTGTAGAATTGTTCTAGAACagttgtaaaactctagaacagTTGTAAAACTGTTCTAGAACTTTTTATAGCGTTTCTAGAACTTTCATTAGATAATCTAGAAAGCATGCACTTTCATGAAGGATGTTTGATGAGGAAAAACTTATAACTTGTAATCAGTACCTGGTAAACTTTTTGATGGTATTATTTCGCCATACTAAAGGTAAAATGAGACATAGCGCCTCGTCTGATGTCTGATTGACGCTAGCAAAAAAGgtaccaaatttagtcgccttctacgatcatgcaatgggtatagcaggtgcaattctaacaccctacctgagACGATGGCAACATTGATGGTTCCCGTTAACAATGGGCAAAGGACACATACTGTCATATTTATTACCTTAATGCTTATACAGTTTCTTGAATGCAACATGgcattgtacatatgttaaatcaTAACTGTCAGTATTATATGTCCCACTGTTTCAAAACGGATAAGTAGAATttctaaaaaatattataaacatgagtttATGATGATAATTTCAAGGTTTGGTTGAAATACGCAACTCATCATCACATTCTACTCTTACAGTAAAGTCGGTAATATTTGACagtgtactctcagtactttgatattatggAAAATACAGGGGGTAGACGAAATAAACCTAAAAAAAACGTAAcatatccagtgattcatcCATTTGAGCTGTTTATGGTGAAACGATGATAacctgaatataattttaaacatcaaaattttagggtactcgagCAGTGCCTTACTTATTCTGTTGCTCAAacgaaaaaatgaaaacttcaaaaagtcgtattttttgtcaaatttgatatttacgttccatttgtgataaaatgatattggatACAGCCAAGTGTAATATGTCGTTAAAAAGGCAATGTTATGTGGTATTTTTAATCATATGAAAAACGTTATTTAagtgtttttactatgacttatGCCAGGTAAAAGGCCCAAGAGGCTTTAAATTTACCAGTGTTAATGTAGGGGGCGCTGTAGTCCTAATAATGGTTCAATCGGGTTTTAagtattatagacatatgtgtattaatgcaattagttaatttaaattcaaaaatcaaaaaaaatatcGTGGGCGGATTTTTAGTCTatatgcaacacctccttttTACAAATTCACAAACAGAACTCCCTCCAACATTGATAAATTCACCGTTCAAAGTAAATTAATTGACAAAATCCTACACAACTAATATTTAACTATTTTCAgctaatgttttaaattttcctGTGGTTCATTTTTTTCTACCAACATTGCAAGATTTAATCAACTGAATAAGTTAACACCTtacaaaataacttaaaaatGCAATCTGTTTACTATGATGAAAATAGCGGTACAGTATACGGTTGAATGATGAAGACATCCACAGATGATTTAGTTTCATAACATAAACTATCGCTCATTGACATGTAATGATAGAAAGGATTGCTATTTTTATACCTCTGTTCttatattaaatattcattCATTATTTAACCCTTAATAATGCGTTATATTTTCTTCGTGTTGATACACATGTCAAATTCGATCATTCTACACGAACAGCCGACAAAGCATACTTATGTAACCAGGTTTAAAACCGTAGCCTTATTGGATTAAAATAACCAAAGGTTTCATATCAGACCAGGGATTGTGGAGTTTTTTATTTAATCTTTTAATCTTCAATAAGAGATACAAAACCAGCGGcgattgaaattaatttttatgCTCCGTTCAATGTAAAGTGATTTACCTTTTAAAAATATGGGTTAAAGATTTGCCCATGAGAGACCCAGGTGAGAGGCATATTGAAACCTACTTTACTACAAATGATTAAAAATGTGAATTAACAGGTAAGTGTTTACCTGAACGCTAAACCGATTGACATTCTATCATACTATCTAAACCACTTGAAGGAGAGGGGAAAGATCTGCAGATAGAAAGTTATTATTGAAAGAAAGATTTAGATTGGTTTTAGTAGATTCAACGTCCTATTGGTAGCCAGGGTCAGGTTCATTTAAGGATGGACTCCCAAGTGTGTAATATGTCACGGTGTGTGAGTGTCtgaatgttttgggaggctgtggtatattagtaaATTCGGCGTGATGTAATTTGGCTGATGTGGTTTCACCACAAAACACACAATCATGTGTTATCTTTAATTCTTGAGGATACAGGTCTAATTTTTTTGAGTATTTCTAGTTACATCTCATTAAATAAAACTAATTACGCTTCATTCTCAAATGAGATCACTATTGTAAATCTTATTACAAATgttcaaatatatttgaaactTCCAATAATTTGCGGCACATACTTAACCTTCCCTTGTCATGACTTTTTATTACGGTACATGCCAAATGTACACTGAAGCATAAGTTTAAGTTTCTGAATTCTTCTTTCATACGTAATTAGATTTGACATCAGAGCGCTTTGCAGCAGTTAGGGCGTATCTCACTAATATATTAAGAATTCGCATTGTAAGAAAGAAAATGGATTCTGATATTACAAATTCGTGACATACAACATTGCTGTCAAACTCATAGTcatcattgttttaaaatagcTTTTCTGACTTCAGAGTACATTTTATAGCCTTAAGATGTTAAACTTACGGGATTACCTACGGCTTTACGGAGATCATCACGTCAAATAGTCAGCGAGAAATAGTGTATTGGAACTatccaaataaaaaaacaatatgacTTCTTATATGAAGTGTATGAGGCTTGAAACAATACTCCTATTGTTATCATTGGCCGGAATGATCAAGGTAATTCTGACTACCATGATCCACTTGTACAGGTGTGATAGGTCAATCAATATCGCCATTGATCCATAAATTTAGAAATTGTGTCCTAAATACCTATTTTATCCATtaacaaacaaatatcaaaGTTGAATTGCAGCCAGAGAGCAATGTTGACACAAAACGTGACTGTACTTTAAATTGTTAGATAAAAATGTATCGGAAATTCTATTATCATTCTTTGTGACTGTGTACCCAACGTCATACATTAAAAGTAGTTAAAATATATCATACTAGAGGATCACAGAATATTCCATATGTTGACTTAAAAATTATATCGGAGTTATTTAACTGAATATGCCATTTACCTGTTAGTATATGGGTCaatctgtaataaaaaaaaatcatgtaatgaACTCACAGAGAGCGaagtaaatatttcaaacaataaatGGGTGTCATATTCAATATGCTGTATTTGTCAGCacaaattacattttagttaCCAGTATTAATATTTCCCGGTGTTTTATCCTCCTTTGTTGAATATCTGTGTATTTGGGTACGTTTTGTTATGATTAACactatattatgtaaataacaCATATTGTTACAACACGCATAGAGCAATAAAAAGCAAGCATGTAAATAATAATGATGTGTGGAAGTAGGAAAGGATTATAATACCATACGAGGAAAACATATTTTCGACAGAATgcatatgtgataaaaataaattcaatagtTAGGGCTATATACGCTTACTTTGAAAGTTaaagtgtatttatatatatctagagCTTAATACAATACAGGAGTTTCGTTGCCGTGCTGAGAATATTCAGTTTTCTAAAAGTTGACAAATCGAACTAAAATTCTTGAAAGAATTGAAATACGATTTTTCGCAATGCACGCCTATGAACCAAATCAATTAAATCATTGCGTCGGGTCTCAAACGGTTTACATAGTTTCTGACTTGAACAGAAATCAATGAAATTAAATCGGATTGAAGTAAATGCGAATTGTTCCGAGCCAAGTATTTGATCCTGACCTTGGCACATCAATCAGCTATTGTTCTTcgacaaatattttaatatcgtGTGTGTAACATCAGCCAAAATGTGCCATCGTAGTAATGTATGTACACATTTCTGTTTCGTCGCAAGACGTTTTATGCCATATAAATGCACAATATATTTTTGCATAAGTTACATATACAATGGAATGAATTTTAATATCAGATAACGCttgtaataattgttttaaagttttagaGATATTTTTGAAAGCCAGTTTTCTTAATATCATCACAAGAATATGACCATTTTAATCATCCGGCACTGTTTATGACAATAATAACACGCtacatatgtattgtttttttgATGGATAACGCcaacaaaatcattatttcattttacctAACGAAACGTCAATCGAAGAATAACCACTTAACACAATTGCAATatatgcaaatatttacacatcATAACACTAAATGTATCGAAACTCTATTAGTTACACGGTTATTCTCCTTGATTAAGTCTAATTTGATAAAACTATGACAACGCTTTTTGATTAAGTTTTAATTCAATTGTAGCAAGACGAGTTGAAAGAACATTTGCGGAAATTGGGGTTTTATCGAGAGCCACCTACACCGGAACTACTTAGCGAAGCACAGGAAGTATATCACAAACTAAAATGGCCGCCACCGGAAGACGAATATGGAAACTCTCTTCCTTGTCCTCCATCTATGTTGAAACAAGGACTTCTGGACGAAGACGTTTTAGATGAGCTTGATACACATGCGCTTGAGGTAAACATAGGAGAAAACTTCATTCATTGACATAAACTATTGCTGTCTTGTTCATTGACTAGTCGAAACAGCCAAAATAATCGGAAAATGATCAAAAATCTCAAGAACTAGAACAATACAAAAACACACTGATTCAACTTTTGTACGGACGATACAGTGTACTATTTAATCCTATCTTATATTTATAGACCGGATCAAGCTACCTTACACACCGAATTGCATTGCTTGTGGAGTTCCTCATTCGACCTGCCGAGACGGACGTGGAGAAGGCTAGGGTTCTTACAAGGTAGCAAAAAACAATACTGAAATTTTATTGACAGCCTCCCCCTGTATGTTATGGGTTACGTATAGTTAGTGTGTGATTGGATGATAGTGGTATGATCATattgtgtatttatttaaaaGCAGAACTCTTAGTTATTTTATAAGTTATAACTTATAACGCTATTTAACATTCCACATATACCGAACATCAAACCTCACCTGGTCATGTTACACGAAtgacgggcaaaccagtcgtcccactcctatTCTGCCAATCACTAAGTAGAAGGCAGTATATTCTACATCtgtttatatactgtatgtgtctCGGTCATGGTACAGAATCCCGAATCTTctttacattttcaaacactCAACTCAATGAtaaaagtgaggcgatgtcaaGCTATAATATTTGCAACATGATAATCATTTAGAAAGAATAGAAAATAAGAGTTGTGTCGCTTAATACGATAAAAACAATAAGAATGGGACACCAGGTTCATGTTGTTTGCTCTACCTTAAAAAATTGTTTCAACTTTACCTTTTTCACTTAGGGACTGTGACATAGACCTGTCAATAATTTAGTCAAATTAAGTTATAATTATCAGCTAATATTGATGGTATTGTCATGTTAGATGGCTTGCTCGATGCTTAGACGACGATTACATCCGAGACCTTCCGAGGTCAACATGGAGCCATGCGGAGTCCACCGCTATGTACCTATGGAAACTGCGAAGACGGGAAATCGATTACGATGAACTATTTCACGTTCTTTGCAAGTAAGAATGTCACTTTTGTCCATTAATAACTTCAAGTGAAACGATTTTTGCACGAGTTCTGATATCACTCAATATAATCGCTAGTAATCTATCACAAACCtatgtcatacaatgtattttacgCCTATTCAACTCTCCCTGCAGAATATTTCATCCAACCAAAATTGAGTTAGTTATAGTTCCATTCCAATGAGTGCattctataaatatatgtacagaaATGTGTGTTTACGCGTTTTTACAATGTGACAAACATCCCCCATTGTAGTTACTTAATAACTTAAAGCAATAATTATATTCGTGTTAAAAATAATGAGACAAAATGCAATTCTacgtacatacatgtaagataaagaaaacatattcaggttaattttttattcatattaatTTGTAAATCTAATGTTACAGACACGCCGGATTAAAATGCTTTGCTGTGACGGGATGCGTGCGGAACACGATCAAGTACGAAGTCGGAGATGACTTTAAGGAACAGCGAAAGACATGGACGGTTGTTCTTCTTGATGGTCAATGGCGAGTGTTGGACGTCCGCTGGATCTGCGAGGCAGCGTATGGTGTTCTGAAGAACAACTGGCGCCTTATAGAAGACGAGAATGGCAAGGTTAGTCAGCGGCGGGCCATGCGGGAAAACAGAGGAACTTTCAAGACGCACGTCCGGTTCCGTGACTACTACTTCTTGACTGACCCGGAAATGTTTATCTACGACCACTTCCCAGACGATGAGAAGTTCCAGTTATTAGCTCGACCTCTAACTTACGAAGAGGCAAAAGATGCAGCAGCTTTAAGATCAGACTTTTTCAGACACGGGCTTTATCTTAGATCTCATCCAACGTGTCGTGTGCACTGCCCTGACGGGATTATCACATTTGTCCTAGggatgaaaaagaaaaagagcATGGCGTTTGTGTATAAACTTTATAGATCGAAAGGCAGCCGTGAGGTGGCCTCTTCGTCGCGTAACACCTTGGATCGGTATGTGTTTCTGGAGAGAGACATCGAAGAAGGGAATATAAGAGCAACAATCAGATGTCCCATTGAGGGTCAGTATTTGTTTGAATTACACGGAAGTGAAACGAACGAAACACACCATGCCTTGCTGCTGACTTACGTCATAGAATGTACTGGAACATCTGCCAGTTGTAGACCTCTTCCACCAAATATGAGACAGGAGTGGGGCCCGGGAGAGGATACCAAGGACATGGGAATGACTGCTGTCACTCATAAAAAGGGTGAGGTAGAAGCCGAAGACGGAGATGCAGAGATCAAATTCACATTGCAGAAAGACTTAGAATTCCGCCATGACCTCATTAGAGGCGAAAAGGATGAACCAGTTTCCAGCAGACATATCATGCATTCGATAGAAAACGGGAAGATGGCCATCAATTTGAGACTGCCCGAACCTGGTGAATACTCATTGAATGTTCTTGCAAAAGAAAGACACAAGAAAACCAGGTTTGCACCTGCATGTAGTTACCTGGTGAGTTGTCAAGACGAACCAATCCAAACCAAACCTTTTCCTGACATAGAGGAAGGCAATCATCTCGGTCCGAACGAAGACTTTCGTAAGATGGGATTTTCTGAGGAAGATCCATGGCCATCGTACATCAGTAACCTAGTAACAGGAGAGTTCCGAATGCACATCAAAAGGCCCCCGGGCGTGTACGTGTTTGCCACACTCGTGTTTGAGGAGGGTTTGAAGAAGGAGGCGTATGACAATTACGTTATGTGTGATACACAGGAAGACACTGTCACCATCACGTGTATCTTCCCAAAGCACGGATCATACAAACTCACCGTGTTTGCGCGTCCGCCGAATATCAGCAGTGCGGAAGGAATCCCTATATATGTAAAAATCATTGATGTCGTTCTCCCAACACTAACTGGAATGCCATCCCCCATACAGACCCCCGCTCCCACCTGGTGTCTGGGTTACAGACTGAAGGCACCCAGGACCTTCTACCTCCTGGCCCACGAGGTGCATAAAGTGTCTCTTGCCATGCCTGAGGCCCGTTCAATTGTGGTGAAAGACCATCCTGAATGCAAGTTGAAACAGACAGATGGCAGGTTCTGGGAGGGGTACGTCCGAACAGGGCCACCAGGGGATGTTATTGAAATACTAGCTACTGGTCGGACAGAGGAAGTACCGTTTAGAGTTTTTACTTACGAGGTAAGACTACCTTTGTTACAATATAAGCGATGAAATATTAAGTGTATATTTGCAACTGATAGTCACCGATTTGGAATTAATTTGTAATGAACATATTGCACATTGGATTTCCATAGCACTTTAATATTCACTAGGTGTTagaattattgaaaataaaaatcatcttaattattacaaaaatacCGCCATATGATTATTTCATGTAATACCAAAATAATAATCGCGAATTAATGGTAACTGGTTTCCTCCCAAAAAACGATCAAATAGAAAAACATATTATTAATTACACAAAAATGGTAATGTTTCGAGATGCCATAACTTCGAGAAAGGACTTTTCACAGTTtcactttaaaattatatatattttagagaCTCTATTTCTCTTAAAGGTTGTAGCAAAAGAAGATTCCTTACAAATCGAGATGAAGCAGGAACAACTGTTCCAGAAGGCTCTGGATGAGTTGAGGGCACTTGAGGAAGAAAGTAAGTAGAATACTCCCATTTTCACAAGAACATAAATCGAGAATCTTATTGAATCAGAACTCTCTTAATAGAGGACAATTATGTACGGATGCTGAATCCATGGCCAAACCCTGGCAGTCAACTATTTGCAcataaaacactaaaaaatcGAGAATCTAACAAACATAATGTTAATCAGAGAAAACGCTTTTGAGTTTGTTATGCGAGAGTAAAATTAACCACCTAGTGACAAATTAATGAGCATAAAATCTTATCTGTCTGTTTTGGAAATGAATACCATGTACTTAAATGGGTTTATCGATTCAGATATTAATCAAAAGTGCCTCGTGCCTGACGAGTTCCTAAAACGAAAATTGTGCGCTACATGTCATGTGTGAATTTGAAACAATCTTATAACTTTGTTTTGTCATTTGCGTTGTATGGCCCTTTCAGAACAAATGCGACTGACCCAGCGGTTGATGCAGGCTATCAAACAAAGAGACCGggtaaaagttttaaaatgggTGACACGAATGAGGGAGGTCAACGCCGAGAAAATGGCCATCGAAATCGCCAACGGCGAAGCAGTGTTGGGAGAACTAGAAATTGAGGAAGGTGTGCTATATATTTGGTATATTATAGATTATGTTGCATCTGAAACTACGGTTTATTGAATCACAATCTTCCAAATTTTAGTCCTTATTCTAATAATGAgattttaatttaatcaaaacTGGATCCAATGGGATATACACTTCAGAATACCCAGAAATAGCTTTCTTGAAGCATTCGAAATCTATTTGTCTACCATTAGGTCTCCTCTGTATCCTCTCAAACCATTTTAAATGCTTAACTTGGCagtatatttatcaattacCGAGGTGTATAAAATTCTTTTATGCACACGCAATTTGCGAAAATGGTATATTCTGTATCCGCGGTGTTCATACTGTGACCACAGAAATTCAATCCTTAAGTAATAGATTATCATTTTGTTACTACATTTGGCCTCCAGTTGCTTCCATAAAGGAATGACATT of Argopecten irradians isolate NY chromosome 7, Ai_NY, whole genome shotgun sequence contains these proteins:
- the LOC138326712 gene encoding uncharacterized protein isoform X5; this encodes MESLILEDLSDKNARSDGLDRQDELKEHLRKLGFYREPPTPELLSEAQEVYHKLKWPPPEDEYGNSLPCPPSMLKQGLLDEDVLDELDTHALETGSSYLTHRIALLVEFLIRPAETDVEKARVLTRWLARCLDDDYIRDLPRSTWSHAESTAMYLWKLRRREIDYDELFHVLCKHAGLKCFAVTGCVRNTIKYEVGDDFKEQRKTWTVVLLDGQWRVLDVRWICEAAYGVLKNNWRLIEDENGKVSQRRAMRENRGTFKTHVRFRDYYFLTDPEMFIYDHFPDDEKFQLLARPLTYEEAKDAAALRSDFFRHGLYLRSHPTCRVHCPDGIITFVLGMKKKKSMAFVYKLYRSKGSREVASSSRNTLDRYVFLERDIEEGNIRATIRCPIEGQYLFELHGSETNETHHALLLTYVIECTGTSASCRPLPPNMRQEWGPGEDTKDMGMTAVTHKKGEVEAEDGDAEIKFTLQKDLEFRHDLIRGEKDEPVSSRHIMHSIENGKMAINLRLPEPGEYSLNVLAKERHKKTRFAPACSYLVSCQDEPIQTKPFPDIEEGNHLGPNEDFRKMGFSEEDPWPSYISNLVTGEFRMHIKRPPGVYVFATLVFEEGLKKEAYDNYVMCDTQEDTVTITCIFPKHGSYKLTVFARPPNISSAEGIPIYVKIIDVVLPTLTGMPSPIQTPAPTWCLGYRLKAPRTFYLLAHEVHKVSLAMPEARSIVVKDHPECKLKQTDGRFWEGYVRTGPPGDVIEILATGRTEEVPFRVFTYEVVAKEDSLQIEMKQEQLFQKALDELRALEEEKQMRLTQRLMQAIKQRDRVKVLKWVTRMREVNAEKMAIEIANGEAVLGELEIEEERMICRKELRRATRACEGAALEAALEKCRALQLEEEDGDVTSAKEILSSILGIPKQDVMESEIIPTVNKPRETFLQPSGANKSFEAGNRSFDAGNRSFDAGNRSFDAGNRSLNDTAPIHLVSKSKGLHIYVVQDDQLPVPDFSSVETSTPREPLDRVTSTPKKGNSFIQSVPTRISVPSMYSSINNDDEDERNPEEDDAEQSFRAAEDALKELELEENMTKVKSMVRENMRSASRLTETETLQEAINDFKRMKLPEEGGDLSFAEDQLEIMTCAKEAYKRHRSWRSRTMDVFKHYWKVMKDKSARVDETLNDDIDHEIQRLRHINTMCRKMAKAAKNIGRNWEALIESEQSFNEILNEQPEVNKSLGEDLGNTTLLQHEMIGVETEMKSAFDDLAGSLDQMCASMIGKAEISARELEAARMDMERETLLMARSERERARSRSPGRNSRSTSISPSRAGSTRPRAKELAIKASFYALRTNILGEIRKGNEAVEEEIRQKLAELQRHMAEFQGGNNSSRNDSLNEMFSSWSAKLE
- the LOC138326712 gene encoding uncharacterized protein isoform X4; protein product: MESLILEDLSDKNARSDGLDRQDELKEHLRKLGFYREPPTPELLSEAQEVYHKLKWPPPEDEYGNSLPCPPSMLKQGLLDEDVLDELDTHALETGSSYLTHRIALLVEFLIRPAETDVEKARVLTRWLARCLDDDYIRDLPRSTWSHAESTAMYLWKLRRREIDYDELFHVLCKHAGLKCFAVTGCVRNTIKYEVGDDFKEQRKTWTVVLLDGQWRVLDVRWICEAAYGVLKNNWRLIEDENGKVSQRRAMRENRGTFKTHVRFRDYYFLTDPEMFIYDHFPDDEKFQLLARPLTYEEAKDAAALRSDFFRHGLYLRSHPTCRVHCPDGIITFVLGMKKKKSMAFVYKLYRSKGSREVASSSRNTLDRYVFLERDIEEGNIRATIRCPIEGQYLFELHGSETNETHHALLLTYVIECTGTSASCRPLPPNMRQEWGPGEDTKDMGMTAVTHKKGEVEAEDGDAEIKFTLQKDLEFRHDLIRGEKDEPVSSRHIMHSIENGKMAINLRLPEPGEYSLNVLAKERHKKTRFAPACSYLVSCQDEPIQTKPFPDIEEGNHLGPNEDFRKMGFSEEDPWPSYISNLVTGEFRMHIKRPPGVYVFATLVFEEGLKKEAYDNYVMCDTQEDTVTITCIFPKHGSYKLTVFARPPNISSAEGIPIYVKIIDVVLPTLTGMPSPIQTPAPTWCLGYRLKAPRTFYLLAHEVHKVSLAMPEARSIVVKDHPECKLKQTDGRFWEGYVRTGPPGDVIEILATGRTEEVPFRVFTYEVVAKEDSLQIEMKQEQLFQKALDELRALEEEKQMRLTQRLMQAIKQRDRVKVLKWVTRMREVNAEKMAIEIANGEAVLGELEIEEERMICRKELRRATRACEGAALEAALEKCRALQLEEEDGDVTSAKEILSSILGIPKQDVMESEIIPTVNKPRETFLQPSGANKSFEAGNRSFDAGNRSFDAGNRSFDAGNRSLNDTAPIHLVSKSKGLHIYVVQDDQLPVPDFSSVVNLDRSLGRDSGVQTLGNDSGLQFAPETSTPREPLDRVTSTPKKGNSFIQSVPTRISVPSMYSSINNDDEDERNPEEDDAEQSFRAAEDALKELELEENMTKVKSMVRENMRSASRLTETETLQEAINDFKRMKLPEEGGDLSFAEDQLEIMTCAKEAYKRHRSWRSRTMDVFKHYWKVMKDKSARVDETLNDDIDHEIQRLRHINTMCRKMAKAAKNIGRNWEALIESEQSFNEILNEQPEVNKSLGEDLGNTTLLQHEMIGVETEMKSAFDDLAGSLDQMCASMIGKAEISARELEAARMDMERETLLMARSERERARSRSPGRNSRSTSISPSRAGSTRPRAKELAIKASFYALRTNILGEIRKGNEAVEEEIRQKLAELQRHMAEFQGGNNSSRNDSLNEMFSSWSAKLE
- the LOC138326712 gene encoding uncharacterized protein isoform X1 codes for the protein MESLILEDLSDKNARSDGLDRQDELKEHLRKLGFYREPPTPELLSEAQEVYHKLKWPPPEDEYGNSLPCPPSMLKQGLLDEDVLDELDTHALETGSSYLTHRIALLVEFLIRPAETDVEKARVLTRWLARCLDDDYIRDLPRSTWSHAESTAMYLWKLRRREIDYDELFHVLCKHAGLKCFAVTGCVRNTIKYEVGDDFKEQRKTWTVVLLDGQWRVLDVRWICEAAYGVLKNNWRLIEDENGKVSQRRAMRENRGTFKTHVRFRDYYFLTDPEMFIYDHFPDDEKFQLLARPLTYEEAKDAAALRSDFFRHGLYLRSHPTCRVHCPDGIITFVLGMKKKKSMAFVYKLYRSKGSREVASSSRNTLDRYVFLERDIEEGNIRATIRCPIEGQYLFELHGSETNETHHALLLTYVIECTGTSASCRPLPPNMRQEWGPGEDTKDMGMTAVTHKKGEVEAEDGDAEIKFTLQKDLEFRHDLIRGEKDEPVSSRHIMHSIENGKMAINLRLPEPGEYSLNVLAKERHKKTRFAPACSYLVSCQDEPIQTKPFPDIEEGNHLGPNEDFRKMGFSEEDPWPSYISNLVTGEFRMHIKRPPGVYVFATLVFEEGLKKEAYDNYVMCDTQEDTVTITCIFPKHGSYKLTVFARPPNISSAEGIPIYVKIIDVVLPTLTGMPSPIQTPAPTWCLGYRLKAPRTFYLLAHEVHKVSLAMPEARSIVVKDHPECKLKQTDGRFWEGYVRTGPPGDVIEILATGRTEEVPFRVFTYEVVAKEDSLQIEMKQEQLFQKALDELRALEEEKQMRLTQRLMQAIKQRDRVKVLKWVTRMREVNAEKMAIEIANGEAVLGELEIEEERMICRKELRRATRACEGAALEAALEKCRALQLEEEDGDVTSAKEILSSILGIPKQDVMESEIIPTVNKPRETFLQPSGANKSFEAGNRSFDAGNRSFDAGNRSFDAGNRSLNDTAPIHLVSKSKGLHIYVVQDDQLPVPDFSSVDNNIEDSKDEDKTIEEKEENEENEKDNDQSMEQILDQSLGQNNDTEQLDEDDFAPPCILNTTRDACLQTNVSSSRSEPIELNGSGGVHIYISQDDQIPPHLVNLDRSLGRDSGVQTLGNDSGLQFAPETSTPREPLDRVTSTPKKGNSFIQSVPTRISVPSMYSSINNDDEDERNPEEDDAEQSFRAAEDALKELELEENMTKVKSMVRENMRSASRLTETETLQEAINDFKRMKLPEEGGDLSFAEDQLEIMTCAKEAYKRHRSWRSRTMDVFKHYWKVMKDKSARVDETLNDDIDHEIQRLRHINTMCRKMAKAAKNIGRNWEALIESEQSFNEILNEQPEVNKSLGEDLGNTTLLQHEMIGVETEMKSAFDDLAGSLDQMCASMIGKAEISARELEAARMDMERETLLMARSERERARSRSPGRNSRSTSISPSRAGSTRPRAKELAIKASFYALRTNILGEIRKGNEAVEEEIRQKLAELQRHMAEFQGGNNSSRNDSLNEMFSSWSAKLE